Part of the Hyphomicrobiales bacterium genome, TCTTCTGCGATCGAAGTGATGCGCACAGGCATCCTCGATAAATATGGCATTAAGGGCTTAGGCATTGCTGGCCACCCTGAAGGCAACCCGTCTGCGCCTGAAGGTGAAGTTTACAACATCTTGCGCGAGAAAGCTGAGTTTCAAAGCGAGACAGATGCCGCAATGCGCATTGTTACGCAGTTTGGTTTTGATGGAGAAGCCTTCGCAAATTGGGCATGGCACGTTAAAGCCATGGGCATTGATCTTCCGATCCACCTTGGTGTGGCGGGTCCTGCGAAAATCACGACGCTTATCAAATTCGCTGCTATGAGCGGTGTTGGCAACTCGCTCAACTTCCTCAAAAAGCGTGCAGGCGCTCTTACAGCCCTTGCAACATCACACTCTCCAGAATCTGTTGTGGAGCCAATTGAGGCGTTTTGGCAGGAGAATTCTGACGGCCCAGTCGCTCAAATGCATGTTTTTCCGTTCGGAGGGCTAAAAAAATCGTCCGAATGGCTTGTAGAACGCGGCTCATGGGATATAAACATATCTTTATATGATAATGAGAAAGACGCAAGCCAGCTTTAAACGCTGTCCGCACCTCCCTTCTCGTTTAGAAACTTGGTCATGCTTTTGCCCAGACGCCCTTATTGTGTCTGACGCTAGAAGGCAGTCACACTTGAGGAACATCAAATGACGCGCACACTCGTCGCTTCGAAATCAAAAGAATCCTACATCGGGTTCGACGAACCATTCTGCGTCATCGGTGAACGCATCAACCCAACAGGTCGCAAGAAGCTGGCTGCTGAAATGCAAGCTGGTAACTTTGATACCGTCACAAAAGACGCGCTTGAGCAAGTTGCTGCTGGTGCGACCATGCTGGATGTAAATGCAGGTGTTACAGCCGTTGATCCAAATACAACTGAGCCGCCTTTGTTGGTTGAAACATTGAAGCTTGTTCAAAGCTTGGTTGATGTTCCAATTTGTATTGATAGCTCCGTGTCATCTGCTCTTGAAGCTGGCTTAGCCGTCACTGAGGGTCGCCCATTGGTGAACTCTGTAACGGGTGAAACT contains:
- a CDS encoding methylenetetrahydrofolate reductase yields the protein MAHKTADMLNAEIPMSAANANIPASIEVSPKHILEKDEYIGLFPAGTQTYVTDIGTHTHEQLAEVSKRLVDAGYKPVQHIAARRLSSEAELESFIQRLTEVGGLDDVLLIAGEADRQMGPYSSAIEVMRTGILDKYGIKGLGIAGHPEGNPSAPEGEVYNILREKAEFQSETDAAMRIVTQFGFDGEAFANWAWHVKAMGIDLPIHLGVAGPAKITTLIKFAAMSGVGNSLNFLKKRAGALTALATSHSPESVVEPIEAFWQENSDGPVAQMHVFPFGGLKKSSEWLVERGSWDINISLYDNEKDASQL